A single window of Cupriavidus pauculus DNA harbors:
- a CDS encoding DUF7146 domain-containing protein — MKDLSVIVASWESRQWDAFIAEYLAAGVLTDAFWSGRPCPCPICGGKDRFTYTRNRHRGDWVCRKCNNGSPAGGDGLELVRRYTNMSYSELKRRLNGAGSPEPLPLDVRPAPTRKPLDSVAKLRRIEKQWAKAATLSPGDHAMRYLAARVPGLRAPRPQSLRLAVQEYWHDKQLIGRYPTIVAQFTLPDGRMATLHRTSLDPERPEKATVISQDGEILPSKRNDVSARPPAGGAVRLMAPRNGELGIAEGLETAYAAYMQFGVPTWYCLNRVLLSQFVVPAGLGIETVHIFADFDAVDVKTGKSPGVADALMLQKRLRQAGYKVVLHRPKVRGTDFCDEWRTTYQLRQLYAQAIPA; from the coding sequence CTGAAAGATCTGAGCGTGATTGTTGCGAGTTGGGAATCCCGTCAGTGGGATGCCTTCATCGCGGAGTATCTGGCTGCTGGCGTGCTGACCGATGCATTCTGGAGCGGCCGTCCTTGTCCCTGCCCCATATGCGGAGGCAAGGATCGGTTTACCTATACCCGTAACCGTCACCGCGGCGATTGGGTGTGTCGCAAATGCAATAACGGTAGCCCTGCAGGTGGCGACGGCCTGGAACTGGTCCGCCGCTATACCAACATGTCCTACTCTGAGCTGAAGCGTCGGCTCAACGGCGCCGGATCTCCGGAGCCGCTGCCTTTGGACGTTCGACCTGCGCCGACGCGAAAGCCACTGGACTCGGTGGCCAAGCTGCGACGCATCGAGAAGCAGTGGGCCAAGGCGGCGACCCTGTCACCGGGTGATCACGCGATGCGATATCTGGCCGCCCGCGTCCCGGGGCTGCGCGCTCCGAGGCCACAGTCGTTGCGGCTTGCCGTGCAGGAGTACTGGCACGACAAGCAATTGATCGGACGGTATCCAACGATCGTCGCGCAGTTCACGCTGCCGGACGGTCGGATGGCCACCTTGCATCGGACATCTTTGGATCCCGAGCGGCCAGAGAAAGCGACTGTGATCAGCCAAGACGGCGAAATTCTGCCTTCGAAGCGCAACGACGTTTCGGCGCGACCGCCAGCCGGCGGCGCAGTGCGCTTGATGGCACCGCGCAATGGCGAGCTGGGCATAGCCGAAGGGCTGGAAACGGCCTATGCGGCCTACATGCAGTTTGGCGTGCCGACCTGGTACTGCTTGAACCGGGTGTTGTTGAGCCAGTTCGTTGTTCCGGCCGGCCTTGGCATCGAGACGGTCCACATCTTCGCGGACTTCGATGCCGTCGACGTCAAGACGGGGAAGTCTCCCGGAGTGGCTGACGCGCTGATGCTCCAGAAGCGCCTGCGTCAGGCTGGCTACAAGGTGGTGCTGCATCGGCCCAAGGTCCGTGGCACCGACTTTTGCGATGAGTGGCGCACGACGTATCAGTTGCGCCAGTTGTATGCCCAGGCGATCCCCGCCTGA
- a CDS encoding PRTRC system protein D — protein MKQHLDHIKHPTIAIDVGYGNTKTAWAMGSDIATNMFPSLAPLAANGSLNSFGGGVFKGRNVLTVEVEGARYEVGPDVSISGAHVHTGRSLSEDFAATPGYAALLAGALHYAGAREVDRLVLGLPVHNTQKYAAHLKDRFAGTHDFGWGDIHVGSVLPLPQPLGTLIHYIQQSGKQYDPDNAYLVIDVGYFTTDWVVARGYTVDDTRSGGVPGGAARVYQQVASLITADRGQPDAGIERIDKAIRESKHLVYFGEDLDLSPYLSEAMALTQQPVKEVQTRVGRTDDLRAIILTGGGAQLYAPAIRAAFPLNPIHMMESPCFANVRGFYTIGAATRQAQRAA, from the coding sequence ATGAAACAACATCTCGACCATATCAAGCACCCCACGATCGCCATCGACGTTGGCTACGGCAACACAAAGACCGCGTGGGCTATGGGCTCCGACATCGCGACGAACATGTTTCCGTCGCTCGCCCCTCTCGCGGCGAACGGTTCCCTGAATTCCTTCGGCGGCGGTGTCTTCAAGGGCCGCAATGTCCTGACCGTCGAAGTGGAGGGCGCGCGGTATGAGGTGGGACCGGACGTATCGATCAGCGGCGCGCACGTGCATACTGGCCGGTCGTTGTCGGAGGATTTTGCGGCAACCCCGGGTTACGCCGCCCTCCTCGCCGGAGCCCTGCACTATGCCGGCGCGCGGGAAGTTGATCGCCTGGTGCTGGGGCTGCCGGTACACAATACTCAGAAGTACGCGGCCCATCTGAAGGACCGGTTTGCCGGCACGCACGATTTCGGGTGGGGCGACATCCATGTCGGCAGCGTTCTCCCGCTGCCCCAGCCGCTCGGCACTCTCATCCACTACATTCAGCAGAGCGGCAAGCAGTACGATCCCGACAACGCGTATCTCGTCATCGATGTCGGCTACTTCACTACTGACTGGGTGGTGGCCCGCGGCTACACCGTGGATGACACTCGAAGCGGCGGCGTTCCCGGCGGCGCCGCGCGCGTCTACCAGCAGGTCGCCAGCCTGATCACGGCCGATCGCGGCCAGCCAGACGCCGGCATCGAGCGCATCGACAAGGCCATTCGAGAATCGAAGCACCTGGTCTATTTCGGCGAGGACCTCGATCTCAGCCCCTATCTTTCCGAAGCCATGGCGCTCACCCAGCAGCCCGTCAAGGAGGTGCAGACTCGCGTCGGGCGTACCGACGACTTGCGGGCGATCATCCTGACCGGTGGCGGCGCCCAGCTCTATGCGCCGGCGATCCGCGCGGCCTTTCCGCTCAACCCCATTCACATGATGGAATCGCCGTGCTTTGCCAACGTCCGCGGGTTCTACACCATCGGCGCCGCTACGCGGCAGGCACAGCGGGCCGCGTAA
- the ssb gene encoding single-stranded DNA-binding protein — MASVNKVILVGNLGADPEVRYLPSGDAVANIRIATTDRYKDKQSGEFKEATEWHRIAFFGKLAEIVGQYLKKGASVYIEGRIRTRKWQDQSGQDRYSTEIVADQMQMLGGRPGGHADGDDNGADDGRSSGQRTRGSAQRQSQGQDSSQQAASYGGGGAQRGAFEDFDDIPFGVPMALDGIPFRR, encoded by the coding sequence ATGGCATCCGTGAACAAAGTGATTCTGGTAGGCAATCTCGGCGCTGATCCCGAGGTGCGTTACTTGCCCAGTGGCGACGCTGTGGCCAACATCCGCATTGCCACCACCGACCGCTACAAGGACAAGCAGTCCGGCGAGTTCAAGGAGGCGACGGAATGGCACCGTATCGCATTCTTCGGGAAGCTCGCCGAGATCGTGGGGCAGTATTTGAAGAAGGGCGCTTCGGTCTATATCGAAGGTCGCATCCGCACGCGTAAGTGGCAGGACCAGTCCGGCCAGGACCGCTATAGCACCGAGATTGTTGCCGACCAGATGCAGATGCTGGGCGGTCGCCCGGGCGGACATGCCGACGGCGACGACAACGGGGCGGACGATGGTCGCAGCTCAGGCCAGCGAACGCGCGGGAGTGCCCAACGCCAGTCGCAAGGTCAGGATAGCTCGCAGCAAGCTGCAAGCTATGGCGGCGGAGGGGCCCAGCGCGGCGCCTTCGAAGACTTCGACGACATCCCCTTCGGCGTCCCGATGGCGCTCGATGGCATTCCGTTCCGCCGCTGA
- a CDS encoding DUF1353 domain-containing protein, with translation MPSRRRYHARRRRNLTSIPCLLWALFPPHGRWTKAAIIHDPLNANGIDSKAYAKRKFREAVKVSGVS, from the coding sequence TTGCCTTCGCGTCGCCGGTATCACGCACGGCGGCGCAGGAACCTGACCAGCATCCCGTGCCTGCTGTGGGCGCTGTTCCCGCCGCACGGCCGCTGGACCAAGGCGGCGATTATCCACGACCCCTTGAATGCCAACGGCATCGATAGCAAGGCATACGCTAAGCGGAAATTTCGCGAGGCGGTGAAAGTGTCTGGAGTGTCGTAG
- a CDS encoding M48 family metalloprotease: MNLDRRTTLQVVALLVLAVPHPRLSAADKAVNGCNGGRSFSAEPSGAKGIPGENLDAIVKICAAVALPPNFRLQVINNKDVIAYAKIDNTDRYIVYNSNLHRELSDNFTTRWRSISVLAHEIGHHLCGHSLDSTGSRPTRELEADHFAGFILGSLGASEEDSLAAYSGHPQSGDATHPPGGERSSALTAGWKKANEKIRSNIERINLVTHNKQSDGTYARVVVEFVNAGGKWTEYQHGRKFAAFEEKFRRNGEIFLFDGSRSIPMWLRIETLGRGQFAEGSWNQGGSSTPPTAWIPLDPIRWR, encoded by the coding sequence ATGAATCTTGACCGCCGTACCACTCTTCAAGTGGTCGCACTGCTAGTTCTTGCAGTTCCACATCCTAGGCTATCAGCCGCAGACAAGGCTGTGAACGGTTGCAATGGTGGGCGATCATTCTCCGCAGAACCTTCAGGCGCCAAAGGAATACCCGGCGAAAATCTCGACGCCATCGTGAAAATCTGTGCAGCGGTAGCTCTTCCACCGAATTTCAGACTTCAGGTTATCAATAACAAAGACGTTATAGCTTACGCAAAAATAGACAACACAGATAGATACATAGTCTACAACTCCAATTTACACAGGGAACTTTCAGACAACTTTACCACCCGTTGGCGAAGTATCTCTGTACTTGCACACGAGATCGGGCATCACCTCTGCGGTCACTCGCTCGACTCCACAGGATCTAGGCCAACTCGGGAGCTGGAGGCCGATCATTTCGCTGGCTTCATATTGGGTTCCCTGGGGGCATCGGAGGAGGATTCGTTAGCGGCGTATTCCGGGCACCCCCAAAGTGGAGATGCTACACACCCCCCTGGCGGAGAACGGTCTTCTGCCCTTACCGCGGGATGGAAAAAAGCCAATGAGAAAATCAGATCGAATATTGAACGAATAAATCTGGTAACCCACAACAAGCAGTCAGATGGCACCTATGCTCGTGTTGTTGTCGAGTTCGTTAATGCAGGCGGAAAATGGACCGAATATCAACATGGTCGAAAATTTGCAGCCTTTGAGGAAAAGTTCCGCAGAAATGGAGAGATATTTCTGTTTGACGGAAGCCGTTCGATTCCGATGTGGCTACGTATTGAAACGCTCGGCCGGGGTCAGTTTGCCGAGGGTAGTTGGAACCAAGGCGGATCCTCGACGCCTCCCACTGCTTGGATCCCCCTAGACCCAATCCGGTGGCGTTGA
- a CDS encoding integrase domain-containing protein, translated as MSKTINLRPILEQYNLPERFKAEFAVLAAEHLHLPHSGTRVSGRSLSQMSQRQRVQALLAMMVELRRIGGMAVTSPYAIRQKHVRWLVRYWVEDRKLNVGTVELRLTHLRAFMSWMGKDNMVGRIEDYTVRPEGYVRGYVAKEDRSWEGKGIDALAKIAEIEVTDRHVALQLKLEAGFGLRAKESWRLRPALDILPSGMLHVHDGTKGGRPRRVPIEFDWQYDLLGQAARLAQATNPGRESLIPATYTQKQWRRRFYTVLEKHGVTKNGDGVTAHGLRHQFLQQMYKRHSGQDAAVKGGGKITDIEAHREAMQKVVEAAGHSRATKANAYLSTYATQQMMGKPEPTLAEVNEAIALKDGNRAAAARRLGISRAKLYRLLAAAE; from the coding sequence ATGAGCAAGACGATCAACCTCCGCCCCATCCTGGAGCAGTACAACCTCCCCGAGCGGTTCAAGGCGGAGTTCGCCGTCCTGGCGGCCGAGCATCTTCACCTTCCCCATAGCGGCACGCGAGTCAGCGGCCGGTCGCTGTCGCAGATGTCTCAGCGCCAGAGGGTGCAGGCGCTCCTTGCGATGATGGTGGAGTTGCGGCGCATCGGTGGCATGGCGGTAACATCGCCGTATGCAATTCGGCAGAAGCACGTTCGATGGCTTGTCCGCTACTGGGTAGAAGATCGCAAGCTGAATGTCGGCACGGTAGAGTTGCGGCTGACGCATCTGCGTGCCTTCATGTCATGGATGGGCAAGGACAACATGGTGGGGCGGATCGAAGACTACACGGTGCGCCCGGAGGGTTATGTTCGCGGCTACGTCGCCAAAGAAGATCGTTCCTGGGAAGGCAAGGGGATCGACGCTCTAGCGAAAATTGCTGAGATCGAGGTGACGGATCGTCACGTCGCGCTGCAGCTGAAACTTGAGGCCGGATTTGGCCTGCGTGCGAAGGAAAGCTGGCGGCTGCGTCCTGCTCTAGACATCCTTCCATCGGGCATGTTGCATGTTCATGATGGCACCAAGGGCGGGCGGCCGAGACGCGTGCCTATCGAATTCGACTGGCAGTACGATCTGCTAGGGCAGGCGGCTCGCTTGGCGCAAGCGACCAATCCGGGGAGGGAGTCGCTCATCCCGGCGACCTATACGCAGAAGCAATGGCGCCGGCGTTTCTATACGGTGCTGGAGAAGCATGGCGTGACAAAGAACGGCGATGGTGTGACCGCGCACGGCTTGCGGCATCAGTTCCTGCAGCAGATGTACAAGCGACACAGCGGTCAGGATGCTGCAGTGAAGGGAGGCGGGAAGATCACGGACATCGAGGCGCACCGCGAAGCGATGCAGAAGGTCGTCGAGGCGGCAGGGCACAGCCGGGCCACGAAGGCGAACGCCTATCTATCGACGTACGCGACACAGCAGATGATGGGCAAGCCCGAGCCGACGCTTGCAGAGGTCAATGAGGCGATTGCGCTCAAGGACGGTAACCGAGCGGCAGCCGCGCGCCGGCTTGGCATTTCGCGGGCCAAACTGTATCGGCTGCTTGCCGCGGCGGAGTGA
- a CDS encoding DUF2235 domain-containing protein encodes MREYVTEECSGTVVETLMARNLAVFFDGTWNEPNDRTNVYELYKSALECDDQEVRYIEGVGSQGGGIWAAMDKFAGGAFGAGLSANIREGYRWLSQRFRPGDKIFLFGFSRGAYGARSLSGMIRNCGLLMDPNEDRVGEAYSLYRDEGTPESEHAQSFRTKFSFETDIHFLGVWDTVGSLGIPVGTLKIPGFSNYYQFHDTELSNYVRNAFHALATNEFRAPYAPTYWTRRPESGGRPSHLSVEQRWFIGAHADVGGGYIDGCLQTLPAAWLQWKAWNCGLHFNPAVEVARDYDAASPHDSYTEFSKKVPFHIDKAARAWEPGMPLNLTCDRRLHQKLVDSEFLKEYPELRARLLELPLAEAIPEQLHKSG; translated from the coding sequence GTGCGTGAATACGTCACCGAAGAGTGTTCTGGGACTGTTGTGGAGACATTAATGGCGCGAAATCTAGCAGTCTTCTTTGACGGTACATGGAACGAGCCAAATGACAGGACCAACGTCTATGAACTCTACAAATCGGCACTTGAGTGTGACGATCAAGAGGTCAGGTACATAGAGGGTGTGGGATCACAAGGCGGGGGCATTTGGGCGGCGATGGACAAGTTTGCCGGCGGCGCCTTTGGGGCTGGGCTCTCAGCCAACATCCGCGAAGGGTATAGGTGGCTTAGTCAGCGGTTCAGGCCGGGCGATAAAATTTTTTTGTTCGGATTTAGCCGCGGAGCATATGGGGCGCGAAGCCTGTCGGGGATGATCAGGAATTGCGGCTTGCTTATGGACCCAAATGAAGATCGAGTCGGAGAAGCATACTCTCTATACAGGGACGAAGGGACGCCGGAATCGGAACATGCGCAGTCCTTTAGGACGAAATTCTCGTTCGAGACTGACATCCACTTCCTTGGTGTCTGGGACACCGTTGGAAGCTTAGGAATCCCGGTGGGCACACTGAAGATCCCCGGGTTCTCCAATTACTATCAGTTTCATGATACGGAGCTCAGTAACTATGTCAGAAACGCCTTCCATGCGTTAGCGACTAATGAATTTCGGGCACCATATGCACCGACGTATTGGACGAGAAGACCCGAATCGGGAGGCCGTCCTAGTCACTTGTCGGTCGAGCAACGGTGGTTCATCGGCGCACATGCCGATGTCGGGGGAGGGTATATCGACGGCTGTCTGCAGACGCTCCCGGCTGCTTGGCTGCAATGGAAGGCGTGGAACTGCGGTCTCCATTTTAACCCCGCAGTAGAAGTCGCACGCGACTACGATGCCGCTTCTCCGCACGATTCGTACACCGAGTTCTCTAAGAAGGTCCCTTTCCACATCGACAAGGCTGCCAGGGCTTGGGAACCGGGCATGCCTTTGAATTTGACGTGCGACCGAAGACTTCACCAAAAACTGGTCGACTCGGAATTTCTGAAAGAGTATCCCGAGTTAAGAGCACGCCTCCTCGAGCTACCATTGGCGGAAGCGATTCCCGAGCAGCTACATAAAAGCGGCTGA
- a CDS encoding DUF1353 domain-containing protein, with the protein MESIRRGRGLSLVAVHPNKRLLFFLAVALSFVSCWGNAQDKKYGYFVGQPVLVEWDATGTTMTLQRQLSYFDPTGAEWVAPEAMRTDGASIPKVAWSVIGGPFEGRYRDAAVIHDAACNAKNQPWERVHEIFYLSMLANGVDQLTAKIMYMAVYHFGPRWKTTVTEIVTKGRSTQVIKEIKKSSPNSEVKVVATREMPSFSGKVEEIDLTITPLSAKRQERDFESMKRELLQREQSSSRPMSLDDIRRL; encoded by the coding sequence ATGGAATCTATCAGAAGAGGGCGGGGTCTCTCCCTAGTCGCAGTTCATCCAAACAAAAGATTGCTATTTTTCCTTGCAGTAGCGCTTTCGTTCGTTTCCTGCTGGGGAAATGCACAAGATAAGAAATATGGTTACTTTGTAGGTCAACCGGTACTAGTTGAGTGGGATGCCACAGGCACCACTATGACGCTCCAGCGGCAACTCTCCTATTTTGATCCGACGGGCGCCGAATGGGTTGCGCCCGAGGCCATGCGCACAGATGGCGCATCAATCCCGAAGGTGGCTTGGTCAGTAATTGGCGGCCCATTCGAGGGTAGATACAGAGACGCCGCAGTAATACACGATGCCGCCTGCAATGCGAAAAATCAGCCATGGGAAAGAGTTCATGAGATTTTTTATCTATCGATGCTCGCCAACGGCGTTGACCAGTTGACAGCCAAGATTATGTACATGGCGGTCTATCATTTCGGCCCTCGCTGGAAAACCACCGTCACTGAGATTGTGACAAAAGGTCGATCCACACAAGTAATTAAGGAAATCAAGAAATCTTCTCCAAACAGCGAAGTGAAGGTTGTTGCCACACGCGAGATGCCTTCTTTTTCGGGTAAGGTGGAAGAAATTGACCTCACCATTACACCTCTTTCGGCCAAAAGGCAGGAAAGGGATTTCGAATCAATGAAGCGTGAATTGCTTCAGCGTGAACAGTCCAGTAGCAGGCCGATGTCGTTAGACGATATTCGTCGACTATGA